The following coding sequences are from one Desulfosoma caldarium window:
- a CDS encoding YkgJ family cysteine cluster protein: protein MTSPWPRDRFDERFRELEALYDAFQNTAASFVADAACKPGCADCCTNVGEIFTTTLEALRIREAMEALSIFEATDLRQRIAENREQKKRCLLLPCPFLNPDKRCRIYAVRPFSCRRLYSVEPCGSKGPVVHRDLWALAEDFTRALQALDPLGYSGHVTYVLALFDDPRFTENYLAQRPCSKALEGLVRTYDLVAHAI from the coding sequence ATGACATCGCCTTGGCCGCGTGATCGGTTTGACGAAAGATTTCGGGAATTGGAAGCCCTCTACGACGCGTTTCAGAACACAGCGGCCTCCTTTGTGGCCGATGCGGCGTGCAAACCCGGCTGCGCCGACTGTTGCACCAATGTGGGTGAAATCTTTACCACGACCTTGGAGGCGTTGCGCATACGAGAAGCCATGGAGGCGCTTTCGATCTTTGAAGCGACCGATCTGCGGCAGCGGATTGCGGAAAACAGGGAGCAAAAGAAGCGATGTCTTCTTTTGCCTTGTCCCTTTCTCAATCCGGATAAACGCTGCCGGATTTATGCCGTTCGACCATTCAGTTGCCGCCGCCTGTATTCCGTCGAACCGTGCGGTTCGAAGGGGCCCGTGGTGCACCGAGACCTTTGGGCATTGGCCGAAGATTTCACTCGAGCCCTTCAGGCGTTGGATCCTTTGGGCTATTCCGGCCACGTCACGTATGTTCTGGCCCTTTTTGATGATCCACGTTTTACCGAAAACTACTTGGCCCAGAGGCCGTGCTCGAAGGCCTTGGAAGGGCTTGTGCGAACCTATGATCTCGTTGCCCACGCCATCTAA
- a CDS encoding lysophospholipid acyltransferase family protein has protein sequence MNPYQLALWAMVRPPYRWFLAPQVSGVENVAKAAGKAREENKGLLLVANHISAWDPMFICAVLEFHVLRDLGTVTFLGKRELFDRPWKRWFMNRLGCVNIRERSVVRRVIRGLRQGNVYFLFPEGCVSSDGRMGQDLGAVRFFAKHGSFVVLPIRLHGIWGGFRKDWRNIVAGRRRLRVAFGEPVLVEKGDRRHLDAMALIRDVTFGPESAPQWVPFGATLCRGVPSFVDQT, from the coding sequence ATGAATCCCTATCAACTGGCCCTGTGGGCTATGGTGCGCCCACCGTATCGATGGTTCCTGGCTCCCCAGGTGAGCGGTGTGGAAAACGTTGCCAAGGCGGCAGGCAAGGCCAGGGAGGAGAATAAGGGCCTCCTTCTTGTGGCCAACCATATCAGCGCGTGGGATCCCATGTTTATATGTGCCGTTCTCGAATTTCACGTGTTGCGAGACCTGGGTACGGTGACTTTTCTCGGCAAGCGTGAACTCTTTGACCGCCCATGGAAGCGCTGGTTCATGAATCGCCTGGGATGTGTTAACATTCGCGAGCGTTCCGTGGTGCGCCGGGTGATTCGAGGTCTTCGCCAAGGCAATGTGTACTTTCTCTTTCCTGAAGGCTGCGTGTCCAGCGACGGGCGCATGGGGCAGGATCTGGGGGCTGTCCGGTTTTTTGCCAAACACGGCTCCTTCGTGGTGCTGCCCATTCGCCTTCACGGCATCTGGGGAGGTTTTCGAAAGGATTGGAGGAATATAGTGGCCGGCCGGCGCCGCCTTCGAGTGGCCTTTGGAGAGCCCGTTCTGGTGGAAAAAGGAGATCGCCGGCACCTAGACGCCATGGCTCTGATCCGAGATGTGACCTTTGGACCGGAATCCGCGCCGCAGTGGGTGCCCTTCGGGGCCACGCTCTGTCGGGGCGTGCCTTCATTCGTGGACCAAACTTAG
- a CDS encoding (deoxy)nucleoside triphosphate pyrophosphohydrolase: MMQKTVTAAILEQDGCVLLAQRPSSDALAFLWEFPGGTVEPGETLEECLCREILEELGIRVEVVSFFGESRHCDGRAEIRLMAYKVRWISGHICPSVHADVRWVPIADMRRYALAPADRPFARRLLDEHGGL, translated from the coding sequence ATGATGCAAAAGACAGTGACGGCAGCAATCCTTGAGCAGGACGGGTGCGTCCTTTTGGCCCAGAGGCCGTCCTCCGACGCGCTGGCCTTTCTGTGGGAATTTCCCGGGGGTACGGTGGAACCGGGGGAAACTTTAGAAGAATGCCTTTGCCGAGAAATTCTGGAAGAGCTGGGCATTCGAGTGGAAGTGGTGTCGTTTTTTGGTGAGAGTCGCCACTGCGACGGTCGCGCAGAAATTCGGCTCATGGCCTACAAGGTTCGCTGGATTTCCGGCCACATTTGTCCCTCGGTGCATGCCGATGTGCGATGGGTACCCATCGCTGATATGCGTCGTTACGCCTTGGCGCCGGCAGATCGCCCGTTCGCTCGTCGGCTTTTGGACGAACATGGCGGGCTGTAA
- the nth gene encoding endonuclease III yields the protein MESEARIQGILRTLERHYPHASLALNFRNPFELLIAVILSAQCTDERVNQVTRTLFERCPTPQALAAEPLESLEQMVRSTGYYRNKAKAVRACAQEVVEKHGGEVPRTMEALVRLPGVGRKTAAMVLGNAYGIQEGVAVDTHVLRVSQRLGIVDEKTPEAVERRLMEMVPRAQWTWFSNAMIQHGRMICTARKPLCSRCPLADDCDYAQQTGRGT from the coding sequence ATGGAGAGCGAAGCTCGGATCCAGGGCATCCTCCGTACACTGGAACGCCATTATCCCCATGCGTCCTTGGCTTTAAACTTTCGAAACCCCTTTGAGCTGCTCATTGCGGTGATCCTTTCGGCCCAGTGCACCGACGAGCGGGTCAATCAAGTGACTCGAACCCTGTTTGAGCGCTGCCCGACGCCGCAAGCTCTTGCGGCGGAACCTCTGGAAAGCCTGGAACAGATGGTTCGCTCAACGGGATACTACCGCAACAAGGCCAAGGCTGTTCGAGCGTGTGCTCAAGAGGTCGTGGAAAAGCACGGCGGGGAAGTGCCGCGAACCATGGAAGCCTTGGTGCGGCTTCCCGGCGTCGGGCGCAAGACGGCGGCCATGGTTTTGGGAAACGCTTACGGCATTCAGGAAGGCGTGGCCGTCGATACGCACGTGCTCAGAGTGTCCCAGCGGTTGGGCATCGTTGATGAAAAGACGCCCGAAGCCGTGGAAAGGCGGCTCATGGAAATGGTACCTCGCGCTCAATGGACCTGGTTCAGCAATGCCATGATCCAGCATGGACGCATGATCTGCACGGCGCGCAAACCTTTGTGCAGCCGGTGCCCCCTTGCCGATGACTGCGACTATGCTCAACAGACGGGGCGGGGAACTTGA